In one Sphingobium sp. MI1205 genomic region, the following are encoded:
- a CDS encoding FAD-dependent oxidoreductase, with protein sequence MIIGGGGAGMCAALEANARGLSCVLLEADDKLGGSTALSSGVYYAAGTAIQRANGITTDTPDAMYEYIMTLNQWALRPEIIRLLCDRAADGLDFLIAKGVSFPDDHLVGGGRNRVARGHSCSGEGGSIAAVLADRVRETDVVVRLNTRVDGLIVENDRVVGARAADNEFRGDAVIVTTGGFGNNKEMRARLYPSVAQHGDKTWAVHEPAPYILGDGILMAERIGAAITGHDTGLPLPTAGFKHNVEGVLPPWIMLVNVEGRRFMAETSPFSVSGYLINAQTGSKSYAIFDETTLKEVSDDLDYLDPLKQRMSVPSWHQKSIREEVARGVVKQADTIEELARQAGIKPAALAEQVRRYNADFDQGRDAQFNKNSGHHAIRVPPFYAVEVRASMIGLTAAGLDIDNRARVLDADGRVIPGLYAGGETLGCVIGNRYSAGGISIANAVVFGRRAGECASEDVLEHGARALCVPASA encoded by the coding sequence GTGATCATCGGCGGCGGCGGCGCCGGCATGTGCGCGGCGCTTGAAGCGAACGCGCGCGGGCTGTCCTGCGTGCTGCTGGAGGCCGACGACAAGCTCGGCGGATCGACCGCCTTGTCGTCGGGCGTCTATTACGCGGCGGGTACCGCGATCCAGCGGGCAAACGGGATTACCACGGATACACCGGATGCGATGTACGAATACATCATGACGCTCAACCAATGGGCACTGCGCCCTGAGATCATCCGCCTGCTCTGCGATCGCGCCGCCGATGGGTTGGACTTTCTGATCGCGAAAGGGGTCTCCTTTCCCGACGACCATCTCGTCGGCGGCGGACGCAACCGGGTCGCGCGCGGTCATAGCTGCAGCGGGGAAGGCGGCAGCATCGCCGCGGTGCTGGCAGATCGCGTCCGCGAGACCGATGTCGTCGTGCGGCTCAATACGCGCGTCGACGGGCTCATCGTAGAGAACGACCGCGTGGTGGGCGCACGCGCGGCGGACAACGAATTTCGCGGCGACGCGGTGATCGTGACGACAGGCGGTTTCGGCAACAACAAGGAAATGCGGGCGCGGCTCTATCCGAGCGTCGCGCAGCATGGCGACAAGACCTGGGCGGTTCACGAGCCCGCGCCGTACATCCTGGGCGACGGCATACTCATGGCGGAACGGATCGGCGCGGCGATCACCGGCCACGACACCGGACTGCCGCTGCCCACCGCAGGCTTCAAACATAACGTGGAAGGCGTGTTGCCGCCCTGGATCATGCTGGTGAATGTTGAGGGGCGCCGCTTTATGGCGGAAACCTCGCCGTTCAGCGTCTCGGGCTATTTGATCAATGCCCAGACCGGCTCGAAAAGCTATGCGATCTTCGATGAGACGACGCTCAAGGAAGTCAGTGACGATCTCGACTATCTCGACCCGCTCAAGCAGCGAATGAGCGTGCCGAGCTGGCATCAGAAATCAATCCGCGAGGAAGTCGCCAGAGGCGTCGTCAAGCAGGCCGACACGATCGAAGAGCTCGCCCGGCAAGCGGGGATCAAGCCGGCGGCGCTCGCCGAGCAAGTGCGTCGCTACAATGCCGATTTCGACCAGGGTCGCGACGCGCAGTTCAACAAGAACAGTGGACATCATGCGATCCGCGTGCCGCCCTTCTACGCGGTAGAAGTGCGCGCCTCGATGATCGGCCTTACCGCCGCCGGGCTCGACATCGATAATCGCGCACGTGTTCTCGATGCCGATGGCCGGGTCATTCCCGGTCTATATGCAGGTGGCGAAACCCTGGGTTGCGTGATTGGCAACCGTTATTCGGCGGGCGGCATCAGCATCGCCAATGCGGTCGTGTTCGGTCGCCGCGCGGGCGAATGCGCGTCCGAGGACGTGCTGGAGCATGGTGCCCGCGCTCTGTGCGTGCCAGCCTCAGCTTGA
- a CDS encoding LysR family transcriptional regulator encodes MSMFRAIATFLKVVEANSFTVAARKLGLSRSAVTAHVAGLEVELGMQLLKRSGRAMVPTEAGQLLIEQAAPLVSQLEGVVDEVRQASGALSGPIRIGVPPVYAADVLVPVAVAFIESHPDIRITLIHDDGLSNLAAAGLDVSIRISQKLESTSEFRILIDRVPQRIVASPKYLAARGCPETPADLKSHNCLTPPSSGKRYPWLFEGPNGQSSVTVSGTMCANMAEVTRSAALLGHGIIIQPAYLLDDLIESGRFVSLLPDYKPVPFTVHALFNAAPRLLPSRIRAFLNFLKHRASTHPLVQE; translated from the coding sequence ATGAGCATGTTCCGCGCGATAGCCACCTTCCTCAAAGTCGTCGAAGCGAACAGCTTCACGGTTGCCGCGCGCAAGCTTGGGCTTTCCCGCTCCGCGGTCACTGCCCATGTTGCCGGCCTCGAGGTGGAGCTGGGCATGCAATTGCTGAAGCGCAGCGGCCGCGCGATGGTGCCGACAGAGGCCGGCCAGCTACTGATCGAGCAAGCTGCGCCGCTCGTCAGCCAGTTGGAAGGCGTCGTCGATGAGGTCAGGCAGGCGAGTGGAGCGTTGTCGGGACCGATTCGGATTGGGGTGCCGCCCGTCTATGCTGCAGACGTGCTGGTCCCGGTGGCCGTCGCCTTCATCGAAAGCCACCCCGATATCCGGATTACGCTTATCCACGATGACGGCCTGAGCAACCTCGCGGCGGCAGGCCTCGACGTCTCCATCCGCATCTCGCAGAAGCTCGAAAGCACCAGCGAATTCAGGATCCTGATCGACCGCGTCCCGCAGCGAATTGTCGCCTCGCCGAAATATCTGGCGGCGCGCGGATGTCCGGAGACGCCTGCCGATCTGAAAAGCCACAACTGCCTGACGCCTCCATCCTCCGGCAAGCGCTATCCGTGGCTGTTCGAGGGACCGAATGGTCAGAGCAGCGTGACCGTCAGCGGAACGATGTGCGCGAACATGGCGGAGGTCACGCGATCCGCGGCGCTGCTCGGGCACGGGATAATTATCCAGCCCGCTTATCTGCTCGACGATCTGATCGAAAGCGGCCGGTTCGTGAGCCTGCTGCCCGACTACAAGCCGGTCCCGTTTACCGTGCATGCGCTTTTCAATGCCGCGCCCCGCCTGCTACCGTCGCGCATCCGAGCATTCCTGAACTTCCTCAAGCATCGAGCCAGCACGCATCCGCTGGTACAGGAGTAG
- a CDS encoding DUF305 domain-containing protein, translating into MDDQQGGMKMGFGRFAAMIATSTVVMFGLMYLNTYALSHVEFSQTRTWMAVVMGAAMAVIMLVFMWSMYPNVRVKTGILIGSAVLFAIALWLVRSQETIDDISYMKAMIPHHSIAIMTSERAHIKDPEVRKLADGILDAQVREITQMKRMIARLEATPTPANAPDLPSYRDLKKAPPEPETDKSTGIDTLQPVS; encoded by the coding sequence ATGGACGATCAGCAGGGCGGCATGAAAATGGGCTTCGGCCGGTTTGCCGCGATGATTGCGACTTCAACAGTCGTGATGTTCGGCCTCATGTACCTCAACACCTATGCATTGAGCCACGTTGAGTTCAGTCAGACGCGAACCTGGATGGCCGTGGTCATGGGCGCGGCGATGGCCGTGATCATGCTCGTCTTCATGTGGAGCATGTATCCCAACGTGCGGGTCAAGACCGGCATACTCATCGGCAGCGCGGTGTTATTCGCCATCGCGCTCTGGCTGGTCCGCAGCCAGGAAACGATCGACGACATATCCTACATGAAGGCCATGATCCCGCACCATTCGATCGCGATCATGACCAGCGAGCGGGCGCACATCAAGGACCCCGAGGTCCGCAAGCTCGCCGACGGCATCCTTGATGCGCAGGTGCGCGAGATCACTCAGATGAAGCGGATGATCGCCCGGCTTGAAGCCACGCCGACACCTGCAAACGCTCCCGACCTGCCTTCCTACCGCGACTTGAAGAAGGCACCACCTGAACCGGAAACCGACAAAAGTACCGGGATCGATACGCTGCAGCCCGTGTCGTAA
- the cueR gene encoding Cu(I)-responsive transcriptional regulator, producing MNIGAAARVSGVSERMIRHYEQIGLIPPAARRDSGYRDYSDADVHRLHFIANARDLGFGIEGIGSLLALWSDRNRASGEVKALAMARAEELGRKARALEDMRRTLLDLAKDCAGGERPDCPILDRLED from the coding sequence ATGAACATCGGTGCCGCAGCGCGCGTCAGTGGCGTGTCGGAACGCATGATCCGCCATTACGAGCAGATCGGCCTGATCCCGCCGGCCGCGCGGCGGGACAGCGGCTACCGCGATTACAGCGATGCCGACGTCCACCGGTTGCACTTCATCGCCAACGCCCGCGATCTCGGTTTCGGCATCGAGGGGATCGGTTCGCTATTGGCGTTGTGGTCCGACCGCAACCGCGCCAGCGGCGAGGTCAAGGCGCTGGCCATGGCCCGCGCGGAGGAACTGGGACGCAAGGCTCGCGCGCTGGAAGACATGCGCAGGACCTTGCTTGATCTCGCCAAAGACTGCGCGGGCGGTGAACGACCCGACTGTCCGATCCTCGACAGGCTTGAGGATTGA
- a CDS encoding heavy metal translocating P-type ATPase: MAHCEHKHQHGEAGPAQVNDPVCGMIVDPEKTLHHAMPSGHEWHFCSGKCRTKFVADPEPYLKSAAPVDAPEATIWTCPMHPEVRQDHPGACPICGMALEPEKISLNHEPSPELTDMTRRFWIGLVLALPVFLLEMGGHLFPAIHHLVPTRLSTWIQLALATPVVLWAGWPFFERGWASLKSRHLNMFTLIAMGTGVAWTYSMVAALAPELFPPAFRNADGSVAVYFEAAAVITVLVLLGQVLELRARERTSGAIKALLGLAPRTARRLLADGTEEEVSLETVNVGDRLRVRPGEKVPVDGSVEDGRSSLDESMVTGESMPVAKAKGDVVIGGTLNQTGALVITATRVGRDTMLARIVQMVAEAQRSRAPIQRMADQVSGWFVPVVIAIAVLAFAGWSIWGPEPRFAYGLVAAVAVLIIACPCALGLATPMSIMVGVGRGAGLGVLIKNAEALEHMEKVDTLVVDKTGTLTQGHPAVTAIMPAAGFIDEDILRLAAAVERFSEHPLALAIVEAAKAHNVALSAVSEFDSPTGRGALGIVEGKKIVLGIAGFLTEQGIDTAELSSAADDLRREGATVIFVGIDGQAGGAIAIADPVKPTTPEALDGLRREGIRVVMLTGDNRTTAEAVARRLGIDEVEADVLPDQKSAVVARLKAEGRVVAMAGDGVNDAPALAAADVGIAMGSGTDVAIESAGVTLLKGDLTGIVRARRLSQATMSNIRQNLLFAFIYNAAGVPVAAGLLYPLFGILLSPMIAAAAMALSSVSVVTNALRLNRQAL; encoded by the coding sequence ATGGCGCATTGCGAGCACAAGCATCAGCATGGCGAGGCTGGCCCGGCACAAGTCAATGATCCCGTTTGCGGGATGATCGTCGACCCGGAGAAGACCCTGCATCACGCAATGCCTTCGGGCCATGAGTGGCACTTCTGCAGCGGCAAGTGCCGGACGAAGTTCGTGGCCGATCCCGAACCTTATCTGAAGTCCGCCGCCCCCGTCGATGCTCCGGAAGCGACGATCTGGACCTGCCCGATGCACCCCGAAGTCCGGCAGGATCATCCGGGCGCTTGCCCGATCTGCGGGATGGCGCTGGAGCCGGAGAAGATATCGCTCAATCACGAGCCAAGTCCCGAACTTACCGACATGACGCGGCGGTTCTGGATCGGCCTCGTGCTCGCGCTGCCGGTGTTCCTGCTTGAAATGGGCGGACACCTGTTCCCGGCGATCCACCACCTCGTCCCGACGCGGCTATCGACTTGGATCCAGCTGGCCTTGGCGACGCCGGTCGTGCTTTGGGCGGGCTGGCCATTCTTCGAGCGGGGGTGGGCTTCACTAAAGTCCCGCCACCTCAACATGTTCACGCTGATCGCAATGGGCACCGGCGTGGCTTGGACCTACAGCATGGTGGCCGCTCTGGCGCCTGAGCTGTTCCCGCCCGCCTTCCGCAATGCCGATGGCAGCGTCGCGGTCTATTTCGAGGCCGCGGCGGTCATCACCGTGCTGGTGCTGCTCGGCCAGGTCCTCGAATTGCGCGCCCGCGAACGGACCTCGGGCGCGATCAAGGCGCTGCTCGGCCTCGCCCCCAGGACGGCGCGCCGTCTGCTGGCCGATGGCACCGAGGAAGAGGTGAGCCTCGAAACCGTGAACGTCGGCGACCGGCTGCGCGTACGCCCGGGCGAGAAGGTGCCGGTCGATGGCAGCGTCGAGGACGGGCGGTCCTCGCTCGACGAGTCGATGGTCACGGGCGAGTCCATGCCCGTCGCCAAGGCCAAGGGCGACGTCGTGATCGGCGGCACGCTCAACCAGACCGGCGCGCTCGTCATCACTGCAACCAGGGTCGGGCGCGACACGATGCTCGCTCGCATTGTCCAGATGGTCGCCGAGGCGCAGCGTTCGCGCGCGCCAATCCAGCGCATGGCTGATCAGGTCTCGGGCTGGTTCGTCCCGGTGGTAATCGCCATTGCCGTGCTCGCCTTCGCTGGATGGAGTATCTGGGGGCCTGAGCCACGCTTCGCCTATGGTCTCGTCGCGGCGGTCGCAGTGCTGATCATCGCCTGCCCTTGCGCGCTCGGGCTTGCTACGCCGATGTCGATCATGGTGGGCGTCGGACGCGGCGCCGGGCTCGGCGTGCTGATCAAGAACGCCGAGGCGCTCGAGCACATGGAAAAGGTCGACACGCTCGTCGTCGACAAGACCGGGACGCTGACCCAGGGTCATCCGGCAGTCACCGCGATCATGCCGGCAGCAGGGTTCATCGATGAAGATATTCTTCGCCTGGCTGCGGCCGTCGAGCGGTTCTCGGAGCACCCCCTGGCGCTCGCGATCGTTGAGGCCGCCAAGGCCCACAACGTTGCACTTTCTGCCGTGAGCGAGTTTGACTCGCCCACTGGCCGCGGCGCTTTGGGCATCGTCGAGGGGAAGAAAATCGTGCTCGGCATCGCCGGGTTCCTGACGGAACAAGGCATCGACACGGCGGAGCTTTCATCGGCTGCCGATGACCTGCGACGCGAAGGCGCGACCGTCATCTTCGTCGGGATCGACGGGCAGGCCGGCGGCGCCATCGCTATCGCCGATCCGGTCAAGCCGACCACCCCCGAAGCACTCGACGGCCTACGCCGTGAAGGCATCCGTGTCGTCATGCTGACCGGCGACAACCGCACGACCGCGGAGGCGGTCGCCCGCAGGCTGGGCATCGACGAGGTCGAGGCCGATGTCCTGCCCGACCAGAAAAGTGCCGTCGTCGCGCGGCTCAAGGCTGAAGGCCGCGTCGTCGCGATGGCGGGCGATGGCGTGAACGATGCGCCTGCGCTTGCCGCTGCGGACGTTGGCATCGCCATGGGCTCGGGCACCGACGTCGCTATAGAAAGCGCAGGCGTGACCCTGCTCAAAGGCGACCTGACCGGCATCGTGCGTGCCCGGCGCTTGAGCCAGGCGACCATGTCGAACATCCGCCAGAACCTGCTGTTCGCCTTCATCTACAACGCCGCCGGCGTGCCGGTTGCGGCAGGCCTGCTGTATCCACTGTTTGGCATCCTGCTCTCGCCGATGATCGCCGCCGCCGCGATGGCTCTGTCCTCAGTCAGTGTCGTCACCAATGCCCTGCGGTTGAACCGGCAGGCGCTATGA